The following are from one region of the Paenibacillus sp. JZ16 genome:
- a CDS encoding response regulator translates to MIRLLIADDHAMVRRGLQVFLATQPDIEMVGEAANGEETLEKANQLNPDVVLMDLNMPILNGIDTTARLKKEQPHIKVIVLTSFIDYDHVLPAIRAGARGYLLKDIEPEDLVAAIRRVYEGQVELHPDAAGLLMTHVTSPAGTDETGGSGHQEETAQVDKLTRREQEVLQLIASGMNNREISEALYITEKTVKTHVSHLLDKLGVADRTQAAIYALKHGIV, encoded by the coding sequence ATGATCCGATTGTTGATCGCTGACGATCATGCCATGGTACGACGGGGATTGCAGGTTTTTCTGGCTACGCAGCCGGATATCGAGATGGTTGGCGAAGCCGCGAATGGCGAGGAAACGTTAGAGAAGGCCAATCAGCTGAATCCCGATGTCGTGTTAATGGATCTGAATATGCCGATTCTCAATGGAATCGATACGACCGCACGGTTAAAAAAAGAACAGCCTCATATTAAAGTCATCGTGCTGACCTCGTTTATCGATTATGACCATGTGCTGCCAGCCATTCGGGCGGGCGCACGCGGCTATCTCCTTAAGGATATTGAGCCTGAGGATCTGGTGGCTGCGATCAGACGCGTGTATGAAGGCCAAGTTGAACTGCATCCGGATGCGGCAGGCCTGCTCATGACGCATGTTACTTCACCGGCGGGGACGGATGAGACCGGCGGGTCCGGCCATCAGGAAGAGACTGCGCAGGTGGATAAACTTACCCGCCGGGAGCAGGAAGTATTACAGCTGATTGCATCGGGCATGAACAACAGGGAAATCAGCGAAGCGCTTTATATTACCGAGAAGACAGTTAAAACCCATGTCAGCCATCTGCTCGATAAGCTGGGGGTTGCGGACCGGACTCAGGCGGCCATTTA
- a CDS encoding CD3324 family protein, whose translation MGHYKNGREVLPPELLQQIQQYIDGELLYIPKQSEQRAGWGELSGSKQRIESRNKEMYRAYCKGRSIEELERTYFLSGESVRKIISKLTRVGT comes from the coding sequence ATGGGCCATTACAAAAACGGAAGAGAAGTGCTTCCCCCCGAGCTGCTGCAGCAAATTCAACAGTATATAGATGGAGAATTACTCTACATACCGAAACAGAGCGAGCAAAGAGCCGGCTGGGGAGAGTTAAGCGGTTCCAAACAACGCATCGAAAGTCGAAATAAAGAAATGTATCGCGCTTATTGCAAAGGACGGTCCATTGAGGAATTGGAACGGACCTACTTCCTGTCTGGAGAAAGCGTGCGCAAGATCATAAGTAAACTTACCCGCGTAGGGACCTGA
- a CDS encoding GAF domain-containing sensor histidine kinase, translating into MSNHDPHIQELITLKTIAETLNESNELGPMLDVVITKLLELTGLTTGWLFLVEDRGTHEFVASRNLPPALSRNDNEPMRCGSCWCLERYDDGRLKNAVNILNCKRLDNAVRYQWGDTEGITHHATVPLRSGSRRFGVLNVAAPGKLHFTKEELALLESVAYQIGSAIERMRLYAAEQRRADLFARLGEYSSALGAYASQAVNRAELTKQVMSLMGRYFDWPVAALLEPIGSEVTLRALYSRGQTTLPHAKFPLAEAARTRSGKGEVNSHPVSAEDAQRLADLLVEQGWISSISRAVAVPLAAAGDTSFGLLLVGFDHYGDSYRADIEVIEALAEHIGMTLQRIRLEQNRRELARMDERNRLARDLHDSVSQTLFSLVMMSKGVRGMLAAEPHEQTSMLQDTIHDIQVLSQSALKEMRELIMQLRPPGLEEGLMTGLKQYGERLKLHVSSHINGIRDLPRIVEETLWRIGQEALNNVSKHADTKEVTVVLTPRENEVELRIEDHGRGISKQRLNELTRHSIGLSSMRERAESLGGQFRLYSVYREGTIIEVSLPLRVRSIENRGITDDPIVDR; encoded by the coding sequence ATGTCCAATCACGATCCGCATATTCAGGAGTTAATTACGCTGAAGACGATCGCAGAAACATTGAACGAGTCCAATGAGCTTGGCCCCATGCTGGACGTTGTTATTACCAAGCTGCTGGAGCTGACCGGACTTACGACCGGTTGGCTGTTCCTGGTGGAAGATCGGGGAACGCATGAATTCGTAGCCAGCCGGAATTTGCCGCCTGCCCTGAGCCGGAACGACAACGAACCTATGAGATGCGGCAGCTGCTGGTGCCTGGAGCGTTACGATGACGGACGTCTGAAAAATGCCGTGAACATATTGAATTGCAAACGTCTGGATAACGCCGTTCGTTACCAGTGGGGGGATACGGAAGGCATAACCCACCATGCAACCGTTCCGCTGCGATCCGGCAGCCGCAGGTTCGGCGTACTAAATGTGGCTGCACCCGGGAAACTGCATTTCACCAAAGAGGAACTGGCGCTGCTGGAATCGGTTGCCTACCAAATCGGCAGCGCCATTGAGCGCATGCGGCTATACGCAGCCGAGCAGCGCCGAGCGGATTTGTTTGCCCGGCTTGGGGAATATAGCAGCGCACTCGGTGCTTATGCTTCCCAAGCGGTTAACCGGGCTGAATTAACGAAGCAAGTCATGAGTTTAATGGGCCGTTACTTTGACTGGCCGGTTGCCGCATTGCTGGAGCCTATCGGCAGCGAAGTGACGCTGCGTGCCCTCTACAGCAGAGGGCAGACGACGCTGCCCCATGCCAAATTTCCGCTTGCTGAAGCCGCACGAACCCGTTCTGGCAAGGGAGAGGTCAATTCGCACCCGGTCAGTGCAGAAGACGCACAGCGGCTTGCAGATCTTTTGGTTGAACAGGGATGGATATCCTCCATCTCCCGAGCGGTTGCGGTTCCGCTGGCGGCTGCCGGGGACACCTCATTTGGACTGCTTTTAGTAGGGTTCGATCATTACGGCGATTCGTACCGGGCAGATATCGAGGTGATCGAGGCACTGGCTGAACATATTGGCATGACCCTTCAACGCATCCGTCTGGAGCAAAACCGGCGGGAGCTCGCAAGAATGGATGAACGAAATCGTCTCGCCCGGGACCTGCACGACTCGGTAAGCCAAACCCTGTTCTCGCTGGTCATGATGTCCAAGGGAGTGCGGGGAATGCTTGCCGCAGAGCCGCATGAGCAGACAAGTATGCTGCAGGACACCATCCATGATATACAGGTCCTGTCGCAAAGCGCGCTTAAGGAAATGCGGGAGCTGATCATGCAGCTTCGCCCACCCGGACTTGAAGAAGGGCTTATGACAGGCCTGAAACAATACGGCGAACGATTGAAACTTCATGTAAGCTCACATATCAACGGGATACGGGACCTGCCCCGGATCGTGGAAGAAACATTGTGGAGGATCGGTCAAGAGGCGCTGAATAATGTAAGCAAGCATGCGGATACGAAGGAAGTAACGGTCGTATTAACCCCGCGGGAAAATGAAGTTGAACTCAGGATCGAAGATCATGGCCGCGGGATTTCCAAGCAACGATTGAACGAGCTGACAAGACATTCGATTGGGTTGTCCAGCATGCGGGAACGGGCGGAATCGCTCGGAGGACAATTCCGTCTATACAGTGTGTACAGAGAGGGAACCATTATTGAGGTTTCGCTGCCCTTAAGGGTGAGATCAATAGAGAATAGGGGGATCACCGATGATCCGATTGTTGATCGCTGA